From Coffea arabica cultivar ET-39 chromosome 2e, Coffea Arabica ET-39 HiFi, whole genome shotgun sequence, the proteins below share one genomic window:
- the LOC140036430 gene encoding uncharacterized protein, with translation MRHPADSEAWKHFDRLHPDFTVDPRNVRLGLATDGFNPFGTMSSAYSIWPIYLVPYNLPPWKCMRDPFFFLSMLIPGPKSPGNEIDVYMEPLIDELNEMWLGVETYDAYSGKKFDLRAALLWTINDFPTYAMLSGWSTKGYQACPICMVETTCVQNMEVNFGKTKAQSNAKKRKRSESGLNWTKKSCFFELPYWADLLLRHNLDLMHVSKNVSEAVIATIMDIENKTKDHWLCRQDLKDLGLKKELHLIPNGDSYIMPHACYSLTKEEKKKVCEFLNSVKYPDGTIHREVLEELGQKIAVILCKLERLFPPAFFDIMMHLMVHLPAEAILGGPAQYRWMFPFERHMTVLKSYVGNKARPEGCIAERYIDKECLTFCSMYLDNIDTIFNKPERNNDRGYNTGELSIFSCPGRPFGGPKRGNFLDSELEKIHTFILNNCDELEDYITAHKMELEAESVENVDQRHDREFAKWVKQHVMYGSEASNGVLRALAFGLDNRVCMYTGCMVNGYRFHTENRERQRKTQNSGIVVRGEHGNNMIDFYGVIQQIIEVRYWLGKRIVTLMPSILKHISESIEAFVKFIH, from the exons ATGCGGCATCCAGCAGACAGTGAAGCATGGAAACACTTTGATAGGTTGCATCCGGACTTCACCGTTGATCCTAGAAATGTGAGGTTAGGTCTTGCAACTGATGGTTTCAATCCTTTTGGGACCATGAGTAGTGCTTATAGCATCTGGCCTATTTATCTAGTGCCATACAATCTGCCCCCTTGGAAGTGTATGAGagatcctttctttttcctatcAATGCTAATTCCTGGGCCTAAATCCCCGGGAAATGAGATTGATGTTTACATGGAGCCTCTAATAGATGAACTGAATGAAATGTGGCTTGGTGTTGAAACATATGATGCATATAGTGGCAAGAAATTTGACCTCCGGGCAGCTTTACTATGGACTATAAATGATTTTCCAACTTATGCAATGCTGTCCGGATGGAGTACGAAAGGATATCAAGCATGTCCTATTTGCATGGTTGAGACAACTTGC GTACAAAATATGGAGGTAAATTTTGGGAAGACCAAGGCGCAATCCAATGCAAAGAAACGCAAGCGTTCTGAGAGTGGTTTGAACTGGACAAAGAAAAGTTGTTTCTTTGAGTTACCATATTGGGCAGACCTCCTTCTTAGGCATAATTTGGATTTAATGCATGTGTCAAAAAATGTCTCAGAGGCTGTCATTGCCACAATTATGGATATTGAAAACAAAACCAAAGACCACTGGTTGTGTCGTCAAGATTTGAAGGATTTGGGTTTGAAAAAAGAGCTACATTTGATTCCAAATGGCGACTCTTATATCATGCCACATGCCTGTTACAGCCTAAccaaggaggagaaaaaaaaagtatgtgAGTTCTTGAATTCTGTCAAATATCCAGATGG AACAATACATAGAGAGGTTCTGGAGGAGTTAGGCCAAAAAATTGCAGTCATCTTATGTAAATTAGAGAGGTTGTTCCCTCCAGCTTTCTTCGATATAATGATGCACTTGATGGTTCACTTGCCTGCTGAAGCTATCCTTGGCGGTCCAGCTCAATATCGTTGGATGTTCCCATTTGAGAG ACATATGACAGTGCTGAAAAGTTATGTTGGGAACAAGGCCCGACCAGAGGGATGCATTGCTGAGCGGTACATAGATAAAGAATGCTTGACATTCTGCTCTATGTACCTAGACAATATTGATACAATATTCAACAAGCCTGAACGAAACAATGATAGGGGATATAATACTGGTGAATTGTCCATTTTTTCATGCCCTGGTCGTCCATTTGGAGGGCCCAAAAGGGGCAATTTCCTTGACTCAGAGCTGGaaaaaattcatacatttataTTGAACAATTGTGATGAGCTTGAGGACTATATAAC TGCGCATAAAATGGAGTTGGAGGCAGAGAGTGTTGAAAATGTGGACCAAAGGCACGATAGAGAATTTGCAAAATGGGTTAAACAGCAT GTTATGTATGGCAGCGAGGCTTCCAATGGTGTGCTTCGAGCATTAGCATTTGGGCTAGACAATCGAGTTTGCATGTATACGGGCTGCATGGTTAATGGGTATAGGTTTCACACGGAAAATCGGGAAAGGCAAAGAAAGACTCAAAACAGTGGTATTGTAGTTAGAGGTGAGCATGGTAACAATATGATCGATTTTTATGGTGTGATACAACAAATTATTGAAGTAAGATACTGGCTTGGGAAAAGAATTGTCACACTGATGCCATCAATCTTGAAACATATTTCTGAATCGATAGAGGCTTTTGTTAAATTTATTCATTAG